In Candidatus Paceibacterota bacterium, a single genomic region encodes these proteins:
- the truA gene encoding tRNA pseudouridine(38-40) synthase TruA, protein MTEPTLFAESGFLRLRLDIAYDGTNFSGWSKQPERRTVQSEVESALQKLTRVHVETIVAGRTDAGVHASGQVVHVDIPDLEIGPYSKKDDWNIDELPYRLNRILDEDVRILSASIAPVGFHARFSALRRYYQYKIVDNNRPILPMRRFDVAPWYRPLDVDVMNQASTLLVGENDFAAFCKFRQGGTTIRTLEKFSWIRNEDGLLAEIVADAFCYSMVRNLVGAVVCVADGRFPAEWIKEVLDNRKRVSDSLVFPSRGLTLVQVDYPPEDQLLTRIEETLRRRDEAE, encoded by the coding sequence ATGACGGAACCCACTCTCTTTGCCGAGAGTGGGTTTCTTCGTTTACGCCTGGATATTGCATACGATGGCACGAATTTTTCTGGATGGAGTAAGCAACCAGAGCGACGGACCGTTCAGAGCGAAGTCGAAAGTGCGCTACAGAAACTCACCCGGGTACATGTTGAAACAATTGTCGCGGGGCGCACTGATGCGGGAGTGCACGCCTCGGGGCAAGTAGTTCACGTTGATATTCCAGATTTAGAGATCGGCCCATATTCTAAGAAAGATGACTGGAATATTGATGAGTTGCCGTATCGGCTCAACCGGATTCTTGATGAAGATGTTCGAATCTTGTCAGCGAGTATTGCTCCCGTAGGTTTTCACGCGCGCTTCTCAGCCTTGCGTCGGTACTACCAGTACAAAATCGTCGACAACAACCGTCCCATTCTGCCCATGCGTCGTTTCGATGTCGCACCCTGGTATCGCCCTCTTGATGTAGATGTCATGAATCAAGCAAGCACACTTCTGGTTGGCGAAAATGATTTCGCCGCTTTCTGTAAATTCCGGCAAGGCGGAACGACAATCCGAACATTGGAAAAGTTCTCTTGGATACGAAATGAAGACGGATTGCTGGCGGAAATAGTTGCTGATGCGTTCTGTTATTCGATGGTGCGTAATCTTGTTGGTGCAGTCGTTTGTGTGGCGGACGGACGGTTCCCCGCCGAATGGATAAAAGAAGTACTCGACAACCGGAAGAGAGTTTCTGATAGTTTGGTATTTCCATCGCGTGGATTAACGCTTGTCCAAGTTGACTATCCACCGGAAGACCAGCTTCTGACTCGGATAGAAGAAACACTTAGACGCAGAGACGAAGCAGAGTAA
- the rplQ gene encoding 50S ribosomal protein L17, with translation MPKPSKGPRLGSGPAHERLLLGTLAEQLFEHGKITTTHAKAKRLRPLAEKLITFAKKGDLAARRQVMATISNKSVVHTLFTEIGPRFGERNGGYTRITKINPRKGDNAPMAVIEVLTEGTPAKKAVVTEAEKAAKKASSAKTVADKKATATKKATAEKAAVKKDAE, from the coding sequence ATGCCAAAACCAAGTAAAGGTCCTCGTCTGGGCAGTGGCCCAGCACATGAGCGACTACTCCTAGGAACTCTTGCTGAGCAGCTTTTCGAGCATGGCAAGATCACAACGACGCACGCGAAGGCCAAGCGTCTGCGCCCACTCGCAGAAAAATTGATCACCTTCGCAAAGAAGGGCGATCTGGCAGCTCGTCGCCAAGTAATGGCCACAATTTCAAACAAGAGCGTTGTTCATACTCTCTTCACTGAAATTGGACCACGCTTTGGAGAGCGCAATGGTGGCTACACCCGTATAACAAAGATCAACCCACGTAAGGGCGACAACGCTCCTATGGCGGTTATCGAGGTTTTGACGGAAGGCACCCCTGCCAAGAAGGCAGTTGTTACCGAAGCTGAGAAAGCTGCAAAGAAAGCCTCTTCCGCAAAGACTGTTGCTGATAAAAAGGCGACTGCTACTAAAAAGGCCACAGCTGAAAAAGCCGCTGTAAAGAAAGACGCTGAGTAA
- a CDS encoding DNA-directed RNA polymerase subunit alpha — MLIAQRPTLSEEVLSDTRSRFIIEPLEPGFGYTLGNSMRRTLLSSIPGAAVTSIRVGGALHEFTTLEGVLEDLTDIVLNIKNLVLSSDNDEPSILYIRKSGAGPVTGADIAVPSGVEVHNPALHLATLNGKASLEIELTVERGRGYVTAVQNKQAGAEIGRIPVDSIYSPVLKVTYKVEATRVEQRTDFDRLVVDVETKPSMKPRDAIASAGKTLVELFGLARELNVDAEGIEMGPSVLDAALAADLALPIEDLDLTVRSYNCLKREGIHTVGELVGRSEADLLDIRNFGSKSIDEVKAKLVSMGMSLKDSPVGFDPTQHQNYDVNLDDEFVENEQA; from the coding sequence CGTCCCACCCTCAGTGAAGAAGTACTAAGTGATACGCGTTCACGCTTCATCATCGAACCACTAGAGCCTGGTTTCGGTTACACCCTCGGCAACTCAATGCGTCGCACCCTGCTCTCCTCAATTCCAGGAGCAGCAGTTACGAGCATCCGTGTCGGTGGCGCACTACACGAATTCACTACTCTCGAAGGCGTTCTTGAAGATCTCACCGATATTGTTCTTAATATTAAGAACTTGGTGCTCTCTTCAGATAATGACGAACCAAGCATTCTTTACATCCGTAAATCAGGGGCTGGCCCCGTGACCGGTGCAGATATTGCTGTGCCAAGCGGAGTTGAAGTTCACAATCCAGCTCTCCACCTGGCAACCCTCAACGGGAAGGCAAGCCTGGAGATCGAACTCACCGTCGAACGTGGTCGTGGATATGTAACTGCAGTCCAGAACAAGCAAGCTGGCGCCGAAATTGGTCGCATTCCTGTTGACTCAATCTATTCACCAGTTCTCAAGGTCACTTACAAAGTAGAAGCCACTCGCGTTGAACAGCGCACCGACTTCGATCGCCTGGTTGTTGATGTAGAGACCAAGCCATCAATGAAGCCACGTGATGCAATTGCATCTGCTGGTAAGACTCTGGTTGAACTCTTCGGGCTTGCTCGCGAACTCAATGTAGATGCTGAAGGCATCGAAATGGGACCTTCCGTTCTCGATGCGGCTCTTGCCGCCGATCTTGCTCTTCCCATCGAAGATCTTGATCTCACCGTTCGTTCATACAACTGCTTGAAGCGCGAAGGCATTCACACGGTTGGCGAACTTGTCGGCCGCAGCGAAGCCGATCTTCTTGATATCCGCAACTTTGGATCAAAGTCCATCGATGAGGTCAAGGCCAAGTTGGTTTCTATGGGAATGTCTCTCAAGGACAGTCCAGTTGGATTCGATCCAACCCAACACCAGAATTACGACGTAAATCTTGACGATGAATTCGTCGAGAACGAGCAGGCCTAG